In one Brevibacillus composti genomic region, the following are encoded:
- a CDS encoding DUF5325 family protein: MSRYQFVTLALALGVAACFIGVGIAIGERSSLGVIGGVLGACALMGYGFSYKRKHMR; the protein is encoded by the coding sequence ATGAGTCGTTATCAATTCGTTACTCTGGCGCTAGCTCTTGGCGTAGCCGCCTGCTTCATCGGGGTTGGCATTGCGATTGGTGAGCGCAGCTCGCTCGGTGTCATAGGCGGAGTCCTTGGCGCCTGTGCCCTGATGGGATACGGTTTTTCCTACAAGCGGAAACACATGCGCTAG
- a CDS encoding sigma-54 interaction domain-containing protein — MPAQRLLAAYISISANQDILLRTLLDTLSEAITIVDTDNIVRYWNPAAEKIYEIDRSQVVGTRLDEHFASESIRLLDALTQGESVYRVYHVPRPDRHVLINAAPIRKEAEIIGAISIEQDITELVRLNDELAHTTAHLHNLQQEMSRFHPADDPFFPIKGHSSQIQSAIQSARKVAQTDATVLIDGESGVGKELFAQAIHQASRRRDQPFIAINCGAIPAALFESELFGYQGGAFTGAEKKGKPGKLELAHGGTLFLDEIGELPLELQVKLLRALQERQFYRVGGTEPITVNTRIISATNRNLEQMVAEGLFREDLYYRLNVFTLEIPPLRMRREDIPELVHIFLQEYAIAHEHPVPRITPEVMQALIDYSWPGNIRQLRNVIERLSILQEGGLIRYEQLPSAIKQQQETSYLHAPYAPSGEAAAPPLAAGVRGHSFAAQAAPAFAGFAPPAREESERERILAALERTYGNRKAAAELLGYSRGTLYNKMKKYGI, encoded by the coding sequence ATACCGGCCCAGCGTCTGCTTGCTGCCTACATCTCCATCTCGGCCAACCAGGACATCCTCCTGCGGACGCTGCTGGATACGCTGAGCGAAGCGATTACGATTGTGGACACCGACAATATTGTGCGGTACTGGAATCCGGCGGCCGAAAAAATATATGAAATCGATCGCAGCCAAGTCGTCGGCACCCGATTGGACGAGCACTTCGCGAGTGAATCGATCCGCCTGTTGGACGCGCTCACGCAGGGCGAATCCGTCTACCGGGTGTACCATGTGCCGCGGCCGGACCGCCACGTGCTGATCAATGCCGCTCCGATTCGCAAGGAAGCGGAAATCATTGGCGCCATCTCGATTGAACAAGATATTACGGAGCTGGTCCGCCTCAACGATGAGCTGGCTCACACGACGGCCCATCTCCACAATCTGCAGCAGGAGATGAGCCGCTTTCATCCTGCGGACGATCCCTTTTTTCCGATCAAGGGTCACTCCTCCCAGATCCAATCCGCCATCCAATCTGCGCGCAAGGTGGCCCAGACCGATGCCACCGTGCTGATTGACGGCGAGAGCGGCGTGGGCAAAGAGCTGTTTGCCCAGGCCATCCATCAGGCCAGCCGCCGCCGGGATCAACCGTTTATCGCCATCAACTGCGGCGCGATTCCCGCCGCCCTGTTTGAGAGCGAGCTGTTCGGCTACCAGGGCGGCGCCTTTACCGGTGCGGAGAAAAAGGGGAAGCCCGGCAAGCTGGAGCTCGCCCATGGCGGCACCCTGTTCCTGGACGAAATTGGCGAGCTGCCGCTGGAGCTGCAGGTAAAGCTGCTCAGAGCCCTGCAGGAGCGACAGTTTTACCGCGTGGGCGGGACCGAGCCGATCACCGTGAATACCCGCATCATCTCCGCTACCAACCGCAATCTCGAACAGATGGTGGCCGAAGGATTGTTTCGCGAGGACCTCTACTACCGATTGAATGTCTTTACGCTGGAAATTCCTCCACTACGGATGAGGCGCGAGGATATTCCCGAATTGGTGCATATCTTCCTGCAGGAATACGCCATCGCCCATGAGCATCCGGTGCCGCGCATCACGCCGGAGGTCATGCAGGCTCTGATCGACTATTCCTGGCCGGGAAATATCAGGCAGCTCCGCAATGTGATCGAGCGCCTGTCCATTCTGCAGGAAGGCGGGCTGATCCGCTACGAGCAGCTGCCGTCCGCGATTAAACAGCAGCAGGAGACTTCCTATTTGCACGCTCCCTACGCTCCGTCCGGCGAAGCTGCCGCTCCCCCTCTGGCTGCGGGAGTGCGGGGCCATTCCTTCGCCGCGCAGGCTGCCCCTGCATTCGCCGGATTCGCCCCGCCCGCCCGGGAAGAATCCGAGCGTGAGCGGATCCTGGCGGCATTGGAGCGGACTTACGGAAATCGCAAAGCAGCCGCGGAGCTGCTGGGTTACTCGCGGGGAACCTTGTATAATAAAATGAAAAAATACGGAATATGA
- a CDS encoding winged helix-turn-helix domain-containing protein, translated as MAMLYLDDGTHQVSWGGETITLLPKEYLLFRFLYLHRNQAFRREELLDRVWGLEMPTDRTVDDHVYRLRKKLQFWQHLLSIETVRGVGYRLHWKEPQPANVLDVHPEFASHIKQMLEMYHGLGMGAALQTLSAHKDVLGLTLDPFYAVYVRFVTGEFAWFLRAAEIPLRERLFYLSHLYILTEKDPAKALALCKQVLSRKEDLPGMWEVELEMNLIPLYVETGQWQHAESQIEKLAETISGLRSNSYTLTYWFQQMTYLLRRKELALAQKKLEEAKCLLAEKPMQREQGMLLGLEGMLAFQRGEQARARRLIDEGIDILRQTRFVPHYLYAVRKVERFFQIYPGDSAWQQKYRKEWARLWEEHRLGELHKQLEELFARQL; from the coding sequence ATGGCCATGCTCTATTTGGATGATGGCACCCATCAGGTCAGCTGGGGCGGCGAAACCATCACCCTGCTTCCAAAAGAATACCTCCTCTTCCGCTTTCTCTACCTGCATCGCAATCAGGCGTTTCGCCGGGAGGAGCTGCTGGACCGGGTCTGGGGATTGGAGATGCCGACCGACCGCACGGTGGATGACCATGTGTACCGCCTGCGCAAAAAGCTGCAATTTTGGCAGCATCTGCTGTCCATCGAGACGGTGCGCGGAGTCGGCTACCGCCTCCACTGGAAGGAGCCCCAGCCGGCCAATGTGCTGGATGTACACCCCGAGTTTGCTTCGCACATCAAGCAGATGCTGGAGATGTATCACGGACTGGGGATGGGCGCTGCGCTGCAGACACTCTCTGCGCACAAGGATGTGCTCGGCTTGACGCTGGACCCCTTCTACGCCGTGTACGTGCGCTTCGTGACGGGGGAGTTCGCCTGGTTCTTGCGCGCCGCCGAGATCCCTTTGCGGGAGCGGCTGTTTTACCTGTCCCATCTCTACATCTTGACGGAAAAAGATCCCGCGAAGGCGCTGGCGCTGTGCAAGCAGGTCCTCAGCCGCAAAGAGGATTTGCCCGGGATGTGGGAGGTAGAGCTGGAAATGAATCTGATCCCCCTCTACGTGGAAACGGGGCAGTGGCAACACGCCGAGAGCCAGATCGAAAAGCTGGCGGAGACTATCTCCGGCCTGCGATCCAATAGCTACACCCTGACGTATTGGTTTCAACAAATGACATACCTGCTCAGACGGAAAGAACTGGCGCTTGCCCAGAAAAAGCTGGAGGAGGCCAAATGCCTGCTGGCCGAAAAGCCGATGCAGCGGGAACAAGGAATGCTGCTCGGACTGGAAGGGATGCTTGCTTTTCAACGGGGAGAGCAGGCGCGCGCCCGCCGGCTCATCGATGAAGGGATCGACATCCTCCGGCAGACGAGATTTGTCCCCCATTATCTCTACGCTGTCCGCAAGGTAGAGCGCTTTTTTCAAATCTACCCCGGCGACAGCGCCTGGCAGCAAAAATACCGGAAGGAATGGGCACGACTCTGGGAGGAGCACCGCCTCGGGGAGCTTCACAAGCAGCTGGAGGAGCTGTTCGCTCGCCAGCTCTAA
- a CDS encoding PilZ domain-containing protein, whose product MESFLQIKKGKQFFEGSVTYGEGDLIEVVFQEALEVAVGDQLPCLLTDNYETISNFEAVVIAKEKNRLFLFHSPTMIEYREQRRRYPRFDVSLDAWIQCNSVPGQGNFSIYTQRVELTNLSLGGVALRADKPIPHEEQLIFSTELYGRQRKDGVVRAELQVIHERKDKESYYYGCKIVGIQARYFHTLRKYILERQLEERRQLKL is encoded by the coding sequence ATGGAAAGCTTCTTGCAGATAAAAAAAGGGAAGCAATTTTTTGAAGGCAGCGTTACATACGGGGAGGGAGACCTGATTGAAGTCGTATTTCAGGAAGCCCTGGAGGTTGCCGTGGGCGACCAGCTGCCCTGTTTGCTGACGGATAATTATGAGACCATCAGCAATTTTGAAGCAGTCGTGATCGCCAAGGAGAAAAACCGCCTGTTTCTTTTCCATTCCCCGACCATGATCGAATATCGGGAACAGAGGCGCCGTTATCCCCGCTTTGACGTCAGTCTGGATGCCTGGATTCAGTGCAACTCAGTACCCGGGCAAGGAAATTTTTCCATCTATACCCAAAGGGTGGAGTTGACCAACCTGAGTCTGGGAGGGGTGGCCTTGCGCGCGGACAAGCCGATCCCGCATGAAGAACAGCTGATCTTTTCAACCGAGCTGTACGGCCGCCAGCGAAAAGACGGCGTGGTTCGGGCGGAACTGCAGGTCATCCATGAGCGCAAGGACAAAGAGAGCTATTATTACGGTTGTAAAATAGTTGGAATACAAGCCCGCTATTTTCACACCCTGCGCAAGTATATTCTGGAGAGACAGCTGGAGGAGCGCCGCCAGCTGAAACTCTGA
- a CDS encoding tetraprenyl-beta-curcumene synthase family protein, translating into MRELRHPWQLLYRMYRHIQPVLEREFGAWYERAQRIDDPELRKQAMASMESKKFHCQGGSVYATQVIPHAEVIVPLIVAYQTISDYLDNLCDRSTSLDPVDFRQLHVSMQDALTPGAPLRDYYQYRDEKDDGGFLAELVLACQRYAAQLPGYEKIKPHVLRLSCLYSDLQVYKHIAHDQREARLLSWWEEHKSENEGLFWQEFAAVTGSTINIFALFCMATEKEVADEEIAAVNQAYFPWISGLHILLDYLIDLEEDRLGGDLNFVSYYRSEQEATERLQHFIKQAKASVEGLPNPAFHRMIVDGLVAFYLVDRKVNRNQPRIYTIARQLLKQAKGLPSLLFYVNSLLVRR; encoded by the coding sequence GTGAGAGAGCTACGACATCCGTGGCAATTACTGTATCGGATGTATCGCCATATACAGCCCGTCTTGGAGCGGGAGTTCGGTGCCTGGTACGAGCGGGCGCAAAGAATCGATGATCCGGAATTGCGCAAGCAGGCGATGGCCAGCATGGAGAGTAAAAAATTTCATTGCCAGGGCGGATCGGTATACGCGACACAGGTGATTCCTCACGCGGAGGTCATCGTGCCGCTGATTGTGGCGTACCAGACGATCAGCGACTATCTCGACAATCTCTGCGATCGGAGCACGTCGCTGGACCCCGTGGACTTTCGCCAGCTGCATGTGTCGATGCAGGACGCTTTGACGCCGGGGGCTCCGCTTCGGGACTACTACCAATACCGGGATGAAAAGGACGACGGGGGATTTCTGGCGGAACTGGTGCTCGCTTGCCAGCGGTATGCGGCCCAATTGCCCGGCTACGAAAAAATCAAGCCGCATGTCCTGAGACTATCCTGTCTCTATAGTGACCTGCAGGTGTACAAGCATATTGCTCACGATCAGCGGGAGGCACGGCTGCTCTCGTGGTGGGAGGAACATAAGAGCGAAAACGAGGGGCTTTTCTGGCAGGAATTCGCGGCCGTGACGGGCTCGACGATCAACATCTTCGCCTTGTTCTGCATGGCGACGGAAAAAGAGGTAGCGGATGAAGAGATTGCCGCTGTCAATCAAGCCTACTTTCCCTGGATCAGCGGATTGCATATCCTGCTGGACTACCTGATCGACCTGGAGGAGGACAGGCTCGGCGGCGATCTGAACTTCGTCAGCTACTACCGCTCCGAGCAGGAGGCGACCGAGCGCTTGCAGCACTTTATCAAACAAGCAAAGGCAAGCGTCGAAGGCTTGCCCAATCCAGCTTTTCACCGTATGATTGTGGATGGTCTCGTGGCCTTTTACCTGGTAGATCGCAAAGTAAACCGCAATCAGCCGCGCATTTACACGATCGCCAGACAGCTGTTAAAGCAGGCCAAAGGACTGCCATCCCTGTTGTTTTACGTAAACAGCCTGCTCGTGCGAAGGTAG
- a CDS encoding MFS transporter, which yields MTLLRNRVFAKMFAAYGLSTLGDWFDFIALSMLLGYVWKAEPMMLALVPLAYALPSVLFSQFAGIAADRSSKLRVMIGTDLIRAVLTILLTLAPNPWWLLSLVLLRSTAEIFYAPAHQALTRHVVPEEQLLQAASLNGTVFQSGKLIGPLLGGTIVAFTSPTVCLIINAISFLLSAVCLLWIGPLRESAPRQATPAVQQPEKTSWRTTWKDGWRILLTNRILLVSTIFSLLALAAIQLIDAQFVTILREKAPDQPQLLGYVVSTIGVGALLAVTWLSRRKEIKSYGWLLGGGVLLIGIMVAAAGMYQPENGPLTLLGAALLGGVGTGLTSVGSSFLRQKETPKEAIGRVTGILDSLSSAIFIIAPLLGGWLVQSWGVSFSFQWIGVLIGIIGTCGIVLQKWIWQREEAKRGEMSLPVE from the coding sequence ATGACGCTGCTACGAAATCGCGTATTCGCCAAAATGTTCGCAGCCTACGGGCTCTCTACGCTGGGAGACTGGTTTGACTTCATCGCCTTGTCGATGCTGCTCGGCTACGTCTGGAAAGCGGAGCCGATGATGCTCGCCCTGGTTCCGCTTGCCTACGCGCTGCCCAGCGTGCTGTTCAGCCAGTTCGCCGGGATCGCCGCTGACCGCAGCAGCAAGCTGCGGGTGATGATCGGCACCGATTTGATCCGCGCGGTGTTGACGATCCTGTTGACCTTGGCTCCCAATCCCTGGTGGCTGCTCAGTCTCGTTCTGCTCCGCAGCACAGCCGAGATTTTCTACGCACCGGCCCATCAGGCGCTGACGAGACATGTCGTGCCCGAAGAGCAGCTGCTCCAGGCCGCCTCCCTAAACGGCACGGTCTTTCAATCCGGCAAGCTGATCGGGCCGCTGCTCGGCGGAACCATCGTCGCCTTCACGTCGCCCACGGTCTGTCTAATCATCAATGCGATCAGCTTTTTGCTGTCAGCGGTCTGTCTCCTCTGGATCGGTCCGCTTCGGGAATCGGCGCCGCGTCAGGCGACACCTGCCGTGCAGCAGCCGGAGAAGACAAGCTGGCGGACTACCTGGAAGGACGGCTGGCGGATCCTGCTCACCAACCGGATTTTGCTGGTCAGCACTATTTTTTCACTGCTGGCCTTGGCTGCGATTCAACTGATCGATGCCCAGTTTGTGACGATTTTGCGCGAAAAGGCACCGGACCAGCCGCAATTATTGGGATATGTCGTCAGTACGATCGGGGTGGGCGCTTTGCTGGCGGTGACCTGGCTGTCTCGCAGGAAGGAGATCAAGTCGTATGGGTGGCTTTTAGGGGGAGGCGTGCTTTTGATCGGAATCATGGTAGCGGCAGCCGGCATGTATCAGCCGGAGAATGGCCCGCTGACGCTGCTCGGCGCAGCGCTCCTCGGGGGAGTCGGAACCGGTCTGACGTCCGTCGGCTCCAGCTTCCTGCGACAAAAAGAGACGCCAAAGGAAGCGATCGGCCGCGTCACGGGCATCCTCGATTCCCTGAGCAGCGCGATCTTTATTATCGCTCCGCTTTTGGGCGGATGGCTGGTCCAGAGCTGGGGTGTCAGCTTCAGTTTTCAGTGGATCGGGGTGCTGATTGGCATCATCGGCACCTGCGGCATCGTGCTGCAAAAATGGATTTGGCAAAGAGAAGAGGCCAAGAGAGGAGAAATGTCCCTTCCCGTTGAGTAA
- a CDS encoding response regulator: protein MRYFITDDDPAVRSMLMQIIEDADLGVVAGEAEDGSQIDADYLHMKRVDILLIDLLMPNRDGIETIRQLRDFEGRIVMISQIESKEMIAEAYSLGIEYYITKPINRLEVLSVLQKVQERILLQRSIEGIQRSLSVLGGGAAREKKEQPFTEKTIQTPGKFLLTELGMIGESGSKDLLEMLGCLHREEKVAAGDYKFPSLKDIFLRVARQKLGDAASETELQKEAKAAEQRVRRAIYQALSHLASLGLTDYANPKFENYASTFFDFTEVRKRMKELEDHVESAPSTTRINAKKFIYVLYLEAKRLLG from the coding sequence ATGCGATACTTCATCACAGATGACGATCCGGCGGTGCGCTCGATGCTGATGCAGATCATCGAGGACGCGGATCTGGGAGTCGTAGCGGGAGAAGCGGAGGACGGCTCGCAAATCGATGCGGATTACTTGCACATGAAGAGGGTAGACATTCTTTTGATCGATCTCTTGATGCCCAACCGGGATGGGATCGAGACGATCCGGCAGCTGCGGGACTTCGAGGGGCGCATCGTGATGATCTCCCAGATCGAGTCCAAAGAAATGATCGCCGAGGCCTACTCGCTCGGTATCGAATACTATATCACGAAGCCGATCAATCGGCTGGAGGTCTTGAGCGTGCTGCAAAAAGTGCAGGAGCGGATCCTCTTGCAGCGATCGATCGAGGGCATCCAGCGCTCGCTCAGCGTGCTGGGCGGGGGAGCGGCGCGAGAAAAGAAGGAGCAGCCCTTTACCGAAAAAACGATCCAGACCCCCGGAAAGTTTTTGCTCACAGAGCTGGGGATGATCGGGGAAAGCGGCAGCAAAGACCTGCTGGAGATGCTTGGCTGCCTGCACCGGGAAGAGAAGGTAGCTGCCGGGGATTACAAGTTCCCTTCTTTAAAAGACATCTTTCTCCGCGTCGCCCGCCAGAAGCTGGGCGACGCGGCGAGCGAAACCGAACTGCAAAAGGAAGCAAAAGCGGCCGAGCAGCGGGTGCGGCGGGCGATCTACCAGGCGCTCTCCCATCTGGCCTCACTCGGTTTGACCGATTACGCCAATCCCAAATTTGAGAACTACGCTTCTACCTTCTTTGATTTTACGGAAGTCCGCAAACGAATGAAGGAATTGGAGGACCATGTGGAATCGGCTCCGTCCACCACCCGGATCAACGCAAAAAAGTTCATCTACGTGCTGTATCTGGAAGCAAAACGCTTGTTGGGATAA